TCTTTTCCAGCTAAACCAATGGTAAAAACTTTCATCTCTTTAGCTTTTTCTATAGCTTGGCAAACATTAGGAGAATGGCCACTGGTACTAATACCAATGGCAATATCTCCTTCTTGGGCTAACCCTTCCACTTGACGAGCAAAGACATAATCATAACCATAATCATTGCCAATAGCGGTTAAGATAGAGGTGTCGGTGGTTAAGGCAATGGCTGGTAAAGAGCTTCTTTCTAATTTAAATCTACCCACTAATTCTCCAGCCAGATGTTGAGCATCAGCCGCGCTTCCTCCATTACCAAATAAGAGTACTTTTTTATGACCTTGATAAGCCTTGATAATCTCCTGAGCTATTTTTTCTATTTTATCTATGGGAAGATCTTTCTTTACTTGGCAACTTTCGTTGATCTCTTGAACAATCTCTTCTTTCATTTTTTGAGCCACCTTTCTTTCTTGATTTAGCCAAAG
The sequence above is drawn from the bacterium genome and encodes:
- the gmhA gene encoding D-sedoheptulose 7-phosphate isomerase; its protein translation is MKEEIVQEINESCQVKKDLPIDKIEKIAQEIIKAYQGHKKVLLFGNGGSAADAQHLAGELVGRFKLERSSLPAIALTTDTSILTAIGNDYGYDYVFARQVEGLAQEGDIAIGISTSGHSPNVCQAIEKAKEMKVFTIGLAGKDGGKLKDITDLCLVVPSFNTPRIQESHITIGHIICNLVEKALFS